The genomic segment CCTTGCAGTAGTTTCATCATCGGCGTTGAACTGTTTAGCCCTTTGAGAATGGAAAAGATGGCCTTTTTTTGATCGTTTGTAAGGCTGAATGGCAAAAAACCCTCAACTGTTTCTAAAAAGTCTGGTTTTGTATCAATTTTAATGCTTTTTGATTGATTTATTTGTTTCTGGTGCAGTCTTAAAGCTAAAACGGCAAGAAAGATCTCTTCATATTTAAGTCTTTTTAATATTTTTTCATTTATGCCTCTGCTGTGAAGCATCTCAAACAAATCGCTTAGAAGCGGGAGTTTATTTTTTAAAATGATATTGTATGGTAGATAATCAAACGGCTCTTTGGGTTTTAATTTTAAAGCCTCAGCTATTGCTTTTTTGATACTGCTATTTTTCAGGTTTGATACTGCAGGATATATTACATCGATCTGTTCTTTAAACTGGTTTTTTTTGAGGATTTGTGGATGGTTAAGCACTAAAAATAAGCCCTCTTTTGAGACTTTACCCATGCATACGATTTCTTCGGCAATTTTTATTGATGAGATGATTTTTTTTAGATAGTTGGATAGGTTAAAGTAGTTGCATCGGATGTGGACTCCATTTGAGTTGATAATAATTGATGTGATTTTTGGTCTGGAATTTTTTGAAACAACAACACCTTTAAATGCTCCATATTCACTATCCTTTACATCAACTGGATTTTTTAGGGTATAGTCCTCAACCCTTAAAGGCAAAAGATAGAGTAAATCTTCAATGGTTTCTAAGCCTTTTGATTTGAGTTTTGTTTTTATATTTTTTGAGATGTTGAGGCTATCGATAGGGGTAAACAGCCATTTTACCACCTTGTGGGGTTTTAAGATGCTTTGCTGTTTTTTTGCAAGGAGTTTTGCTGCATTGAAATTTTTTTTAAAAAGCTCCCCAAACAGGGAGCTTTCTAACCTTTTTAATGTTTCTGTGTAGATTGCATTATTCATAGAAGGTTGTAAAAACTTCTACCTCATCCCTTGGCATTCTGAGTTTATTGATATGTGCATCCTTATCAGGGTATCCAAGAACAATCGAATAAACGATCATTTTGTTTTCAGGTATACCTAAAACCTCTCTAATTATGTAGGGATAGGCTGCTATAGATGTTTGCGGGCATGTGGCAAGGCCAAATTCAACAGCCGTTAGCATAATGCTCTGACCAAACAACCCTAAATCGATAAATGAAGGTTCACCAAGCTCTTTTTCTCTCATGATAATCAACACAACCGGCGCACCAAAGAAGCGGAAGTTTTCCAATATATGCTCCATCAATTTTTCTCTATCCTTTTTTGGATCTATGTTTTTGTGCTCAAAAACAAGTGTGTTGCACTGTTTCCTTCTGCGGTTGATAATATCAGGCAACTCTTTTGGTCCATAAAAATAATCATATTTCCTTTCTGCTTTGTTTTTTACAGCCTCAACAAGCTTTTGAGAGAGTTCCTCTTTCTTTTTACCCATTACAACGGCAACCTCCCACGGTTGCATATTGTGTCCACTGGGTGAAAATCGTGCTATGTCTAAAATTTTGTACACAAGCTCTTTTTCAACCGGTTTATCCAGATAAGCTCTAACAGAGAATCTTGCCTTGATTGCATCAACTACATTCATGTTTCACCTCCCCAGGTATTTTTTGATCAATTTATCCATTTTATGTTTAACATCCTCAGTCATTTCTATGTCATCAGGCCACTCTCTTTCAAATCCTTCACCCTTTAGTTTCTTTGTTGCATCGATACCCATTTTTGATCCGAAGTTGGGCAGGCTTGAGGCATGCTCCAATACATCAAGTGGGCCTTTTGTAAAGATTATATCCCTTTGCGGATCAATATTATTGCCAAGTCGCCAGATTACCTCACTTAAATCCTGCACATTTACATGTTTATCAAATATTACAATGATTTTCGTTAAACTCATCATACCCAATCCCCATAGAGCGTTTATGACCTTAAAGGCGTGGCCTGGAAATTGTTTGTCGATAGATACAAAAGCAAAATTGTGAAATATGCCCTCAACAGGCAGGTTTATATCAATAATCTCTGGTAAAATCTTCTTTATGATGGGTAAAAACAGCCTTTCTGTTGCCTTGCCTAAAAAACAATCCTCCATCGGGGGTTTGCCCACGATTGTGGCAGGATAGATGGGATCTTTTCTCATTGTAATGCGCTGAATGTGAAAAACAGGATAATAATCGGCAAGTGAGTAGTAGCCTGTATGGTCTCCAAATGGGCCTTCAAGCCGCAGTGGCTCATTGGGGTCAACATAACCTTCAAGTATAATTTCTGCCTCAGCTGGCACTAAAATCTCTGGATAAAGCGTCGCTTTAACAAGTTTTACAGGTTTTCTTCTTAAAAACGAGGCAAACAGCATCTCATCTATATCCTCTGGCAGCGGCGCAGTTGCCGAATATATTGTTATCGGGTCTGCACCGATAGCCACGCATACGGGCATTCTTTTGTTGTTTTGCTTATACCAGCGATAGTGGGATGCGCCGTCTTTGTGGATGTGCCAGTGCATGCCTGTTGTGTTTTTGTCAAACACCTGCATCCTGTACATACCGCAGTTTTGTTTGCCTGTTAAAGGATTTTTTGTAAATACAAGCGGCAGTGTAATAAACCGTCCACCATCCAATGGCCATGTTTTTAAAATGGGGAATTTGAATAGATCAACATCGTCTGTTATAATCTCCTGCGATGGGGCTTTATCTACAATTTTTGGTATAAATTTACTGAACTGTTTTAATTTTACGATGTTTTTTAGTTTATCCCAGAAGTTGTAGGGAATTTCGGCATTTACAAGTTCCTCAACCCTCTCTGATAACTCATCCAGACTTTTAACGCCTAAAGCAAATTCTGTTCTCTGTTTTGTGCCAAAAAGGTTCATTGCAAGCGGTATATCGCTGTTTTTTGGATGCCTGAATAATACCGCAGGTCCTTTACCTTTAATTAGCCTATCAGCAATATATCCAGCCTCATAAACAGGATCTATTGTTTCTTTGATTTCTATCAACTCGTTGCGTTTTTTTAATGCGTCGATGTATTCATGAAGATTTTCAAATACCATTTTAAACCTCTAAAATAGCTTTAACTGTTTTAATATCCTTTTCAATCTGCCCAACAAGGTCGTCGATTTTTTTGAATTTTTTCTCATCCCTGATAAAGTCGATAAATTCAATCGTTATTTTTTTGCCGTATAGGTTGCCGTTGAAATTTAGAATGAAAGCCTCAATATGTTTTATATTGCCCTTAAATGTTGGATTTGTGCCGACATTTACCGCTGCGTTGAATCGTTTTGAGTCTATCCAAACATAGGCTGCATATACGCCGCTTCTTAAAAGAATTTCGTTTTTTGGATAGATATTTGCCGTAGGAAAACCAAGAATGCTGCCGCGCTGATCGCCTTTTTTTACAACGCCCGAGATGGTGTAGTTTCTGCCTAAAAAGAGATTTGCCTCTTTTATATTGCCGTTTCTTAAAAATTCCCTGATTTTTGTTGAGCTCACCACAACCCCATCTATTTTAACGGGTGGTATAACAAGTAGCTCAAAATTATATTTAAAAGACAATTGCTTGAGTGTTTTTGGATTGCCTGCGCCGTTTTTGCCAAATGTATAGTTATGCCCCACACAAATAGCGTGAGCGTTAAAATTTTCAAGCAAAATATCTCTAACAAATTCTTCAGGTTTTAAATCTGCAAACTCCTTTTTAAACCTTGCACAGATTATCACATCAACACCCAAATTTTCGATAATCTTTGCCTTTTCCTTGAAGGTTTGAATAAGAAACGGCTCATCGATGTTTTTGATTATGCGGTTTGGGTGAGGATAGAAGGTAAAAAGAGCCGGAGTCAAAGAAAGCCTTTTTGCAAGCCTGACGGTTTGCTCGATGAGTTGCCTGTGTCCTATATGGATGCCGTCAAAGTTGCCCAAAGCAACAGCTGTGGGCTGTATATCACATTTTTTAAAAACATCCCTTATGATCTTCATACATTGAACCTGAAATAGACGACATCACCGTCTTTCATTATGTAATCCTTGCCTTCAAGCCTCATTAGACCTAACTCTTTTGCCTGTTTTTCACCGCCTGCTTTGATGTAATCCTCATACGGTATAATCTCAGCCCTGATAAAGCCACGCTCAATGTCTGAATGTATCGCACCTGCGGCTTTTTTTGCCGTTGTGCCATTTTTAATAGTCCATCCACGCACCTCTTTTTCTCCGGCTGTAAAGAATGTTATCAAACCAAGCATTCTGTATCCAATTTTTATCAGTTTATCAAGGCCCGATTCTTCTATATCGTACATCTCCATAAATTCTTTTTTTTCTTCATCACCAAGTTTTGAAAGCTGCTCTTCAAGTTTGCCTGAAAGCACAATCACAGGAGCATTTTCTTTTTTTGCTATCTCTTCAACAATTTTTGAATACTCATTGCCGTTTAGATCGTTTTCTGAGACATTTGCAACATAAATTACCTTCTTTGCACTTAATAGCCTTAACTCTTTATTTAGGTTTTTTTCTGCTTCGTTTAGGTTTAAGGCTCTTATTGGTATGCCTCTTTCCAAATGCTCTTTAAACTTTTGTAGAATTGCAAGCTCCTCTTTTGCCTCTTTTGAGCCAGTTTTTAAGAGTTTGCCGGTCTTTTGCGTGCGGTTTTCTATTGTCTGAAGATCTGCAAGTATAAGCTCTGTATCGATGATTTCTATATCCCTTTTTGGGTCAATCTCCCCCAGTGTATGGACTATATCCTCATCCTCAAAGCATCTTACAACATGCACGATCACCTCTACATCGCGTATGTGGGATAGAAATTTATTGCCAAGGCCGGCTCCTTGGCTTGCCCCTTTTACAAGACCTGCAATATCAACAAATTCAACCACAGCGGGTGTGATTTTTTTGGGTTTTACAAGCTCAGCTAACTTATACAATCTTTCATCGTTTACCTTTGCTATGCCAACATTGGGGTCTATGGTGCAGAATGGAAAGTTTGAGCTTTCTGCATTGCCCCTGCTTAGAGCGTTAAAGGTTGTGGATTTACCCACATTGGGCAGGCCCACAATACCGCATTTGAATCCCATTTTATTCTCCCTCTATTGCACTTTCTTTGAGTTTTTTTGCCTGATCATCCACAATCAATGCCTCGATTAGCTCATCCAGTTCACCTTCCATAATTGCATCTAATTTATACAGCGTCAGGTTGATTCTGTGGTCGGTTACTCTGCCCTGTGGAAAGTTGTATGTTCTGATTCTTTCGGATCTATCACCTGATCCTATCTGGCTTTTTCTTTCTTTGGCTCTTTCTGCTTCTTTCTGTTTTCTGAAGAAATCATAAAGTCTCGTTTTTAAAATCCTCATCGCCTTTTCTTTGTTTTTGTATTGAGATTTTTCGTCCTGACAGCTAACAACGATGCCTGTGGGCAGGTGCGTGATTCTTACGGCTGAATCGGTAGTGTTTACATGCTGACCGCCGTGGCCACTTGCCCTGAAAACATCTATTCTTAAATCATCTGGATCGATCTGAACATCGACATCTTCTGCTTCGGGTAATACAGCTACGGTTGCAGCGGATGTATGGATTCTGCCCTGAGATTCGGTTATCGGTATACGCTGAACCCTGTGCGTGCCGCTTTCGTATTTAAACAATGAATATGCACCCTTTCCCTTAATCTCTGCAATAATCTCCTTAAATCCTCCTGTATCTGACATGCTTTTGCTCAAAATCTCTATATTAAAGCCTTTCTTTTCGGCAAATCTTGAATACATCCTGAATAGATCTGCAGCAAATAGGGCAGCCTCCTCCCCACCTGTGCCAGCCCTGATTTCAAGTATAACATTTTTCTCATCAGCCTCATCTTTGGGAAGCAGCATGATCTTTATTTCCTGCTTGAGTTTTTCTTCCTTTTCTTTTAGTTTCTTTATCTCCTCTTTTGCAAGCTCCTTTAGCTCTTCATCCTCTAAAAGTTCTTCATTTTCTTTTATCTGGTTTAGGGTTTCCTTATATTCTCTGGCTTTTTCCACAACAGGTTGTAGCTTTTTTAGCTCAAGTGATAAATTTTTGTATTTTTCTCTATCTTTGATAATCTCCGGATCACCAAGCTGTGTTTCTATCTGTGTATATTTTTCCTCTATCTTTTGAAGCTTTTCAAGCAACATTTCAACCTCCAATGCGGTAGTGTTCAATCAGTTTATCATCCATTGCATCTATTTCAAGCTCAAGTGTTGCACTGCCTGAGTATTTTAGTTTTTCTGCTTTTGGGGCGTATCTTTTGAATATGGAGGCTGCTGTTTTTATCGTCTCTAAATCAACCTCTTTTGTAAAAATACCGATGCCTGCTGGTCCTTTTGATGAAGTTATATGCGGCAGGTCTCCAAACAGCTCTTTCATTGTTTTTGTTTCGTTTTCGTTTCGTGAGATAACAAACTTTGAGCCGTTTATTCTAAAATGCCTGCCGTAGTCTAAAAGCTGAATGTTTAGTTTGTCTATTTCGCCGCTTTCTTTTAAGTCTTTAAGTTTCTTTGAGTAGTAAAGATCTGTTAAAAGGCATCCTCCAGCAGGTGTTTCAAAATCATCTAAACTAAACTGTTTTGCAAGTTCAAACTGTGGTTTTCTCAAGCGTCCTTTTATGCAATACAACTGCTCTCTTTTGATTAAGCCAGCCTTTTCAATTTTTGTTTCTGGCAGGCAGGCTGCAGAGAGAGGCCTTAGGACAATATCTTCTACGCCGGCGTTTTTTTCAATAGATCTTAAGATGCTATAACTTCGCTGGCTCATCGGCCTCTGGCCAACAACATCACCTGTAACAAAAAATGAAGCATCAATATTTTTAGCGACTGCTTTTGCCTTCTTTAGAAAAAAGATTTTGCAGTCTATGCAGGGATTGAAGTGTTTGCCATAGCCGTATTTTGGGTTTAAAAGCATCGAGATATAACCATCAAAATCATCTACAACAATCAAATTTAGATCGTATTTTTTTAATTGCGTTTGTAGTTTAGATATATCCTTTTTGTAAAACGGCGTTTTGACAAAAACAGGAAAAACCTCAAAGCCTAAGTTTTTCATTATCAAAACAGCAAGCAGACTATCCAGCCCTCCAGAGTATAACGCTACGCATCTTTTGTTGAATGTTTCCATATCGTTTTTTGATGTGTTTAGGATTCGCCCATCAGATAGATTGCAGGCAGATCTCTGTATTGCTCGTTGTAATCCATGCCAAAGCCTATAATAAATCCGCCATCTAAATCAAACAGGTAATAATCCGGCTCTATATCCTCAAGCCTTCTTTCATGTTTGTTAACGGCAACGCAGATCAAGCACTCCTTTGCGCCGTTTTTTAAAAGATACTCTTTAACCCTTTTTATCGTCTGGCCAGTATCTAAAATATCATCAACCAGTATGCATGTTTTATCTTTAATATCTATAGATGGTTTTTTTAGCCATTCGATTTTGCCAGAGCTTTGCGTGCCTATGTAGCTTTTTACCCTTATGCTGTCGGTGATAGGTTTTGTTTGCATTTTGGACAGCAGCTTTTCAAAGAAAGGTTTGCCACCCTTCTCAATATACATCATAACAGCATCCGCATCCATCTTTTTTATTTTTTCATCTATTTTTTTTGCAAGCTCCTCTGTTTTTTTGTCTATCAAGTGTTCATCAAATAACAGCTTCACCTTAACTCTCCACCAGATCTATTTTTTCGCCGCAATAGGCGCATCTGCCGTCTTTGATTTTGTATTCTATAATCTCATAGCCATATCTACCTATTACGATTTCGTTGCATTTTGGACAGTAGGTATGCTCGCCTTCATCACCTGGAATGTTGCCCGTATAAACATATTTTAGACCCATTGATAAACCGATCTGTCTGATGTTTTTTATCAACTCAACCGATGTGGGCATAACATTATCGAATTTATAAGCAGGATAGAAACGGCTAATATGCCAGGGAATAGATTTATCGATCGATGCGATGAATTCAGCAATCTGCATCAGCTCTGCAGGATCGTCGTTCACCTCGGGAATAACCAGTGTTGTAATCTCAACCCATATACCTTTTTTCTTCATATATTCAATAGCCTCTAAAACAGGCTTTAGGCGTGCCCCACCGCAGATCTGAAGGTAATAGGCATCGGAAAATGACTTTAAGTCGATGTTTGCAGCATCGATCAATCCGTCCATCATATCTATCGCTTCTTTTGTCATGTATCCGTTTGAGACAAAAATATTTTTAAGTCCTTTCTGTTTTGCTATCTTTGCTGTGTCTATGGCATATTCAAAAAAGATTGTGGGCTCTGTGTAGGTGTAGGCAATCGATTTGCAGCCTGAGACGATCGCATCCTCCACAACACTTTCAGGAGGATAATCCTCACCAACGATCTGCATCTTGTTTTCTTTGGGATACTGACTTATCTGCCAGTTCTGGCAATAGAGGCATTGAAAATTGCATCCAACAGTGGCGATGGAGTAGGATTTACTGCCCGGTAGAAAGTGAAACAGAGGTTTTTTTTCTATTGGATCAGTTGCCTTTGCCACAGTTTTGGGATAAACGAGTGTGTATAATGTGCCTTTGATGTTTTTTCTGACGCTGCAGATACCGTATTTATCCTCCCCCAGTTTGCATCTAAATGAGCATAAATTGCATTGAACCTTATTGTTATCTAATTTTTCATACAGATACGCCTCTTTCATTTTACGCTCCTATAGCAGCATGCTTGCAAGTGGTATAACAAACCATGCATAAATGACATTAAAAATCCCAAAAAACAGCAAGCCTATTACGATGTATATGCCGTAGGGTTCTATTCTTGAAAACTTATAAGCCATTTGGGGTGGCAGGAAAGCTGCAAGAATTCTGCCGCCATCAAGTGGCAAAATCGGTATCAGGTTAAAAAAGGCAAAAATGAGATTGATCTCCACGCCGTATGCACAGCTCAACACTAACGGCTGGGCAATAGCCTCAA from the Hippea jasoniae genome contains:
- a CDS encoding nitroreductase, which gives rise to MNVVDAIKARFSVRAYLDKPVEKELVYKILDIARFSPSGHNMQPWEVAVVMGKKKEELSQKLVEAVKNKAERKYDYFYGPKELPDIINRRRKQCNTLVFEHKNIDPKKDREKLMEHILENFRFFGAPVVLIIMREKELGEPSFIDLGLFGQSIMLTAVEFGLATCPQTSIAAYPYIIREVLGIPENKMIVYSIVLGYPDKDAHINKLRMPRDEVEVFTTFYE
- a CDS encoding menaquinone biosynthesis decarboxylase; amino-acid sequence: MVFENLHEYIDALKKRNELIEIKETIDPVYEAGYIADRLIKGKGPAVLFRHPKNSDIPLAMNLFGTKQRTEFALGVKSLDELSERVEELVNAEIPYNFWDKLKNIVKLKQFSKFIPKIVDKAPSQEIITDDVDLFKFPILKTWPLDGGRFITLPLVFTKNPLTGKQNCGMYRMQVFDKNTTGMHWHIHKDGASHYRWYKQNNKRMPVCVAIGADPITIYSATAPLPEDIDEMLFASFLRRKPVKLVKATLYPEILVPAEAEIILEGYVDPNEPLRLEGPFGDHTGYYSLADYYPVFHIQRITMRKDPIYPATIVGKPPMEDCFLGKATERLFLPIIKKILPEIIDINLPVEGIFHNFAFVSIDKQFPGHAFKVINALWGLGMMSLTKIIVIFDKHVNVQDLSEVIWRLGNNIDPQRDIIFTKGPLDVLEHASSLPNFGSKMGIDATKKLKGEGFEREWPDDIEMTEDVKHKMDKLIKKYLGR
- a CDS encoding bifunctional riboflavin kinase/FAD synthetase, which encodes MKIIRDVFKKCDIQPTAVALGNFDGIHIGHRQLIEQTVRLAKRLSLTPALFTFYPHPNRIIKNIDEPFLIQTFKEKAKIIENLGVDVIICARFKKEFADLKPEEFVRDILLENFNAHAICVGHNYTFGKNGAGNPKTLKQLSFKYNFELLVIPPVKIDGVVVSSTKIREFLRNGNIKEANLFLGRNYTISGVVKKGDQRGSILGFPTANIYPKNEILLRSGVYAAYVWIDSKRFNAAVNVGTNPTFKGNIKHIEAFILNFNGNLYGKKITIEFIDFIRDEKKFKKIDDLVGQIEKDIKTVKAILEV
- the ychF gene encoding redox-regulated ATPase YchF, producing MGFKCGIVGLPNVGKSTTFNALSRGNAESSNFPFCTIDPNVGIAKVNDERLYKLAELVKPKKITPAVVEFVDIAGLVKGASQGAGLGNKFLSHIRDVEVIVHVVRCFEDEDIVHTLGEIDPKRDIEIIDTELILADLQTIENRTQKTGKLLKTGSKEAKEELAILQKFKEHLERGIPIRALNLNEAEKNLNKELRLLSAKKVIYVANVSENDLNGNEYSKIVEEIAKKENAPVIVLSGKLEEQLSKLGDEEKKEFMEMYDIEESGLDKLIKIGYRMLGLITFFTAGEKEVRGWTIKNGTTAKKAAGAIHSDIERGFIRAEIIPYEDYIKAGGEKQAKELGLMRLEGKDYIMKDGDVVYFRFNV
- the prfA gene encoding peptide chain release factor 1, which encodes MLEKLQKIEEKYTQIETQLGDPEIIKDREKYKNLSLELKKLQPVVEKAREYKETLNQIKENEELLEDEELKELAKEEIKKLKEKEEKLKQEIKIMLLPKDEADEKNVILEIRAGTGGEEAALFAADLFRMYSRFAEKKGFNIEILSKSMSDTGGFKEIIAEIKGKGAYSLFKYESGTHRVQRIPITESQGRIHTSAATVAVLPEAEDVDVQIDPDDLRIDVFRASGHGGQHVNTTDSAVRITHLPTGIVVSCQDEKSQYKNKEKAMRILKTRLYDFFRKQKEAERAKERKSQIGSGDRSERIRTYNFPQGRVTDHRINLTLYKLDAIMEGELDELIEALIVDDQAKKLKESAIEGE
- a CDS encoding phosphoribosyltransferase — its product is MKLLFDEHLIDKKTEELAKKIDEKIKKMDADAVMMYIEKGGKPFFEKLLSKMQTKPITDSIRVKSYIGTQSSGKIEWLKKPSIDIKDKTCILVDDILDTGQTIKRVKEYLLKNGAKECLICVAVNKHERRLEDIEPDYYLFDLDGGFIIGFGMDYNEQYRDLPAIYLMGES
- the amrS gene encoding AmmeMemoRadiSam system radical SAM enzyme encodes the protein MKEAYLYEKLDNNKVQCNLCSFRCKLGEDKYGICSVRKNIKGTLYTLVYPKTVAKATDPIEKKPLFHFLPGSKSYSIATVGCNFQCLYCQNWQISQYPKENKMQIVGEDYPPESVVEDAIVSGCKSIAYTYTEPTIFFEYAIDTAKIAKQKGLKNIFVSNGYMTKEAIDMMDGLIDAANIDLKSFSDAYYLQICGGARLKPVLEAIEYMKKKGIWVEITTLVIPEVNDDPAELMQIAEFIASIDKSIPWHISRFYPAYKFDNVMPTSVELIKNIRQIGLSMGLKYVYTGNIPGDEGEHTYCPKCNEIVIGRYGYEIIEYKIKDGRCAYCGEKIDLVES